One window of Hyphomicrobiales bacterium genomic DNA carries:
- a CDS encoding 1-deoxy-D-xylulose-5-phosphate reductoisomerase encodes MGRHCRGPSARQAEGNDLGEHGSRLAGRGSGEPRRLTILGATGSIGKSTLDVVRRGGDAYRLVAVTANRNAEELAAVARDGKVEVAAVGDASQYRVLKEALSGSGIIAAAGPDGLIEAAARSADWTMAAISGAAGLAPTWEAIRQGKTIAIANKECLVAAGQAFMQHAAACRATVLPVDSEHSAAFQALDASGPESIEKIVLTASGGPFRQHSREALAVATPAEALKHPNWSMGAKVTIDSATLMNKGLELIEAMHLFAVRPEQLDVVVHPQSIIHSLVYYRDGSVLAQMGTPDMRTPIAYSLSWPLRVDTPVARLDLVAVGRLTFEAPDPRRFPALELARRAMATGGTACTVLNAANEVAVEAFLAGRLSFPGIAELVERTLGEFAHERLSGAPADVAGALAIDGEARDLAYGLLSRMR; translated from the coding sequence ATGGGGCGGCACTGCCGTGGGCCCTCGGCTCGACAAGCAGAGGGGAACGATTTGGGCGAGCACGGCTCTCGATTGGCCGGCCGCGGCTCGGGCGAACCGAGGCGACTGACCATTCTCGGCGCGACGGGGTCGATCGGAAAGAGCACGCTCGACGTGGTGCGGCGTGGCGGCGATGCCTACCGGCTCGTGGCGGTCACGGCCAACCGGAATGCCGAGGAACTCGCCGCCGTGGCGCGCGACGGCAAGGTAGAGGTTGCCGCCGTTGGCGATGCCAGCCAGTACCGCGTGCTCAAGGAGGCGCTTTCCGGCAGCGGCATCATCGCGGCCGCCGGTCCGGATGGTTTGATCGAGGCCGCCGCGCGGTCGGCGGATTGGACCATGGCCGCCATCTCGGGGGCGGCCGGGCTGGCGCCGACCTGGGAGGCGATCCGCCAGGGCAAGACGATCGCAATCGCCAACAAGGAATGCCTCGTGGCGGCCGGACAGGCGTTCATGCAACACGCCGCCGCATGCCGCGCCACGGTGCTGCCGGTCGATTCCGAGCACTCGGCGGCGTTCCAGGCGCTCGATGCGTCGGGTCCGGAAAGCATCGAGAAGATCGTGCTGACGGCCTCGGGCGGCCCGTTCCGGCAGCACTCGCGCGAAGCGTTGGCGGTGGCGACCCCCGCCGAGGCACTCAAGCATCCGAATTGGTCGATGGGCGCCAAGGTGACGATCGACAGCGCGACATTGATGAACAAGGGACTCGAGCTGATCGAAGCGATGCATCTCTTCGCCGTTCGCCCGGAACAACTCGACGTGGTGGTCCATCCACAGTCGATCATCCACAGCCTCGTCTATTATCGCGACGGCTCGGTGCTGGCCCAGATGGGCACGCCCGACATGCGCACACCGATCGCCTACAGTCTCAGCTGGCCATTGCGCGTCGACACGCCCGTGGCGCGGCTCGATCTGGTCGCGGTCGGCCGCTTGACCTTCGAGGCACCGGATCCCAGGCGGTTTCCGGCGCTCGAGCTGGCACGTCGGGCCATGGCGACCGGGGGCACGGCCTGCACGGTACTCAACGCCGCCAACGAGGTGGCCGTCGAGGCTTTCCTCGCCGGACGGCTGAGTTTTCCTGGAATTGCCGAACTGGTCGAACGCACGCTCGGGGAATTCGCGCACGAACGCCTATCTGGCGCCCCCGCCGATGTCGCCGGTGCCCTTGCAATCGACGGCGAAGCACGCGATCTGGCATACGGGTTGCTGAGCCGGATGCGTTGA
- a CDS encoding CDP-archaeol synthase, protein MSKSIDNKVGSQLETSQARGPGLGWSRELTLRVLSAAALMPIVLLITVLGVEPFAVLVAGGAAVLAWEWGELVRGANDLRDRAFQAQAVLTAIAAGLVAGGLPVEGLVVVVATAALVAGLSIGRRPGLSALGVLYVALPAIALVWLRSDPGYGLAAVLLILAVVWATDSAALVCGRLIGGPRLAPRISPHKTWAGFIGGLASGVLTSNLFLFGMGGPTSIWVATAIGALLSLSTLMGDLLESAIKRNFNRKDISGLIPGHGGLLDRVDGLMIAALTAAVVASLVNGLLPGRALFVWPAVL, encoded by the coding sequence ATGAGCAAGTCGATCGACAACAAGGTGGGCAGTCAGCTCGAGACGAGCCAGGCACGGGGCCCAGGGCTCGGCTGGTCGCGCGAGCTAACGTTGCGCGTTCTTTCGGCCGCGGCGCTGATGCCGATCGTCCTCTTGATCACGGTGCTCGGTGTGGAGCCGTTCGCCGTGCTGGTGGCGGGCGGGGCAGCGGTACTGGCCTGGGAATGGGGCGAACTGGTGCGCGGTGCGAACGACCTGCGGGATCGGGCGTTCCAGGCTCAGGCGGTTCTGACGGCGATCGCGGCCGGGCTGGTGGCTGGTGGGCTACCGGTCGAGGGGCTCGTGGTGGTGGTGGCGACCGCGGCACTGGTGGCTGGGCTCAGCATCGGCCGGCGGCCGGGCCTTTCGGCCCTCGGTGTGCTCTACGTGGCACTGCCCGCAATCGCCCTCGTCTGGCTGCGCTCCGATCCTGGTTATGGCCTCGCGGCGGTGCTGCTCATCCTCGCCGTGGTCTGGGCGACGGACAGTGCCGCGCTCGTCTGCGGTCGGCTGATCGGAGGACCGCGCCTCGCCCCGCGCATCTCGCCGCACAAGACCTGGGCCGGTTTCATCGGCGGGCTGGCGAGCGGCGTGTTGACCAGCAATCTCTTCCTTTTCGGCATGGGTGGGCCCACCTCGATCTGGGTCGCCACGGCGATCGGGGCGCTATTGTCGCTGTCGACGCTGATGGGCGATCTCCTCGAATCCGCCATCAAGCGGAACTTCAACCGCAAGGACATCAGCGGTCTCATTCCAGGGCACGGTGGGTTGCTCGACAGGGTCGACGGGTTGATGATCGCGGCATTGACGGCGGCGGTCGTCGCTTCCCTGGTCAACGGTTTGCTGCCGGGGCGGGCCCTGTTCGTCTGGCCGGCGGTGCTCTGA
- a CDS encoding isoprenyl transferase: MTLHRAVGALPRHVAIIMDGNGRWARARGLPRTEGHRRGVESVRRTVRASMELGIKYLTIFSFSSENWNRPQSEIVDLMDLLRHFIRRDLASLHENGVRIRVIGARHNLDADILALIEEAERTTAGNSVLHLTVAFNYGARDEIVETARRLAERVAAGELTPGEIDAACFEGELATRELAPLDLMIRTSGEVRISNFLLWQVAYAELVFVDVLWPDFDKEWLEVAIRQYAQRERRFGGLATGAEE, encoded by the coding sequence ATGACCCTTCATCGGGCCGTGGGTGCGTTGCCGCGCCATGTCGCGATCATCATGGATGGCAACGGGCGCTGGGCGAGGGCGCGAGGCCTGCCGCGAACCGAGGGCCATCGCCGCGGCGTCGAGAGCGTCCGGCGAACTGTCCGCGCATCCATGGAACTCGGCATCAAGTATCTGACTATTTTTAGTTTTTCGTCCGAGAACTGGAACCGGCCGCAGTCCGAGATCGTCGATCTCATGGATCTGCTGAGGCACTTCATCCGCCGGGACCTCGCCTCGCTGCACGAGAACGGCGTCCGTATTCGTGTCATTGGCGCGCGCCACAACCTCGATGCGGACATCCTCGCACTCATCGAGGAGGCCGAGAGAACGACCGCCGGGAATAGCGTTCTGCATCTCACCGTTGCCTTCAATTATGGCGCGCGCGACGAAATCGTCGAGACGGCGCGCAGGCTCGCCGAGCGCGTTGCCGCCGGTGAACTCACGCCCGGTGAGATCGATGCGGCGTGTTTCGAGGGAGAACTGGCGACGCGGGAACTGGCCCCGCTCGACCTCATGATCCGCACCAGCGGGGAGGTGCGCATATCGAACTTCCTGCTCTGGCAGGTCGCCTATGCCGAACTCGTCTTCGTCGACGTGCTCTGGCCGGATTTCGACAAGGAGTGGCTCGAAGTGGCTATCCGGCAGTATGCTCAGCGTGAGCGCCGTTTCGGCGGCCTGGCCACGGGGGCCGAGGAGTGA
- a CDS encoding ribosome recycling factor produces the protein MSSDAFDIKSIGKRMDGAVGSLKQELSGLRTGRASANLLDPVTVEVYGARMPINQVATVNVPEPRMITVQVWDRGQVGAVERAIRDAQLGLNPVVDGTTLRLPIPELNEERRRDLTKIAHKYSETARVAVRNVRRDGMDNLKKLEKDGDISQDEHRSLSAKVQELTDKHIKAIDEMLAAKEVEIMQV, from the coding sequence ATGAGCAGCGACGCATTCGACATCAAATCGATCGGCAAGCGCATGGATGGCGCCGTCGGCAGCCTCAAGCAGGAACTCTCCGGCCTCAGAACGGGCCGGGCGAGCGCCAATCTGCTCGATCCGGTCACCGTCGAGGTTTACGGCGCGCGCATGCCAATCAATCAGGTCGCGACCGTCAACGTGCCCGAACCGCGCATGATCACCGTGCAGGTTTGGGATCGCGGGCAGGTCGGCGCGGTGGAACGCGCCATACGCGATGCCCAGCTCGGCCTCAATCCGGTGGTCGACGGAACGACCCTGCGCCTGCCCATCCCGGAGCTCAACGAGGAGCGCCGCCGCGATCTGACGAAGATTGCCCACAAATATTCCGAGACGGCCCGCGTCGCCGTGCGCAACGTGCGGCGTGATGGGATGGACAATCTCAAGAAACTCGAGAAGGACGGCGACATCAGTCAGGACGAGCATCGCTCGCTGTCGGCGAAAGTGCAGGAATTGACGGACAAGCATATTAAGGCGATCGACGAGATGCTGGCCGCCAAGGAAGTCGAGATCATGCAGGTCTGA
- a CDS encoding UMP kinase — MAELKYKRLLVKLSGEALMGAGSYGIDVPTVERLAEEVHAAVDTGTRISLVIGGGNIFRGLQGAARGMDRGAADYMGMLATVMNALAFQNALSRTGVEARVLSAIPMHTVCEPFTRSRALHHLDNDRVVIFAAGTGNPFFTTDTAGALRAIEMGCDAMAKATSVDGIYSADPKVVPGAQRFERLSYEEVLARNLKVMDGAAIALARDNRLPIIVFSIREPGNLVRLVRGQALCTVVGPADE, encoded by the coding sequence ATGGCTGAGCTGAAATACAAGCGCCTGCTGGTCAAGCTGTCGGGCGAGGCGCTGATGGGAGCTGGCTCCTACGGCATCGACGTTCCGACGGTGGAGCGCCTCGCCGAGGAGGTGCATGCGGCGGTCGATACCGGGACACGGATTTCGCTCGTGATCGGCGGCGGCAACATCTTTCGCGGCCTGCAAGGGGCGGCGCGCGGCATGGACCGCGGGGCCGCCGACTACATGGGCATGCTGGCCACGGTCATGAATGCGCTCGCCTTCCAGAACGCGCTGAGCCGCACCGGCGTCGAGGCGCGCGTGCTCTCGGCGATCCCGATGCATACGGTTTGCGAGCCGTTCACCCGCTCGCGCGCCCTGCACCACCTCGACAACGATCGCGTCGTGATCTTTGCGGCCGGCACCGGCAACCCGTTCTTCACGACGGATACGGCCGGGGCGCTGCGGGCAATCGAGATGGGGTGCGACGCCATGGCCAAGGCGACCAGCGTCGATGGAATCTATTCCGCCGACCCCAAGGTGGTTCCGGGGGCCCAGCGTTTCGAGCGCCTGAGTTACGAGGAGGTCCTCGCGCGCAACCTCAAGGTCATGGATGGGGCTGCGATTGCCCTTGCCCGCGACAACCGACTTCCGATAATCGTTTTCTCCATTCGCGAACCGGGCAACCTCGTCCGGTTGGTTCGCGGCCAGGCACTCTGCACCGTGGTCGGGCCGGCCGACGAGTGA
- a CDS encoding elongation factor Ts translates to MATITAGLVKELREKTGAGMMDCKAALTETGGDMEAAVDWLRTKGLAKAAKKAGRVAAEGLVAIAGEGRKVAVVELNSETDFVARNDQFQALARDVAAIALAQSGDFDRTKAASFPGTSRTVEEQIKELVGSIGENMALRRTAALEVENGHVASYVHNAVAPGLGKLGVLVALESKADAGKLAELGRQIAMHVAAANPLALSVAEMPADAVERERNVLIEQARESGKPENIIAKMVEGRVRKYYEEVVLLEQVFVIDGESKVSKVVEKAAKEAGHPIVLKAFCRFQLGEGIAKEESDFAAEVAAAAGQR, encoded by the coding sequence ATGGCGACGATCACGGCGGGTCTGGTCAAGGAGCTTCGCGAGAAGACCGGGGCCGGCATGATGGACTGCAAGGCGGCGCTCACGGAAACCGGTGGCGACATGGAGGCGGCGGTCGACTGGCTGCGCACCAAGGGCCTTGCCAAGGCGGCCAAGAAGGCGGGACGCGTCGCGGCCGAGGGCCTCGTTGCGATTGCCGGCGAAGGCCGCAAGGTCGCCGTCGTCGAGTTGAACTCGGAGACCGATTTCGTTGCGCGGAATGACCAGTTCCAGGCCCTCGCCCGGGATGTCGCGGCGATTGCCCTCGCGCAGTCGGGCGATTTCGATCGAACCAAGGCGGCGAGTTTCCCGGGTACGTCGCGCACCGTCGAAGAGCAGATCAAGGAGCTGGTCGGCTCGATCGGTGAAAACATGGCGCTGCGGCGCACGGCCGCGCTCGAGGTCGAAAACGGGCACGTCGCCAGCTACGTGCACAACGCGGTTGCGCCCGGCCTCGGCAAGCTCGGTGTGCTCGTCGCTCTCGAGTCCAAGGCCGATGCGGGCAAGCTGGCCGAACTCGGCCGCCAGATCGCCATGCACGTCGCGGCTGCCAATCCGCTCGCGCTCTCGGTCGCCGAGATGCCCGCCGATGCGGTCGAGCGCGAGCGCAATGTCCTGATCGAGCAGGCGCGCGAAAGCGGCAAGCCCGAGAACATCATCGCCAAAATGGTCGAAGGACGGGTGCGCAAGTACTACGAAGAGGTGGTGCTGCTCGAGCAGGTGTTCGTGATCGACGGCGAGAGCAAGGTCTCCAAGGTCGTCGAGAAGGCGGCCAAGGAGGCCGGTCACCCGATCGTGCTCAAGGCGTTCTGCCGCTTCCAGCTTGGCGAAGGCATTGCCAAGGAGGAATCGGATTTCGCGGCCGAGGTCGCGGCGGCGGCCGGTCAGCGCTGA
- the rpsB gene encoding 30S ribosomal protein S2, with product MALPHYDMRQLLEAGVHFGHQTHRWNPKMKSYIFGTRNNIHILDLAQTVPLMHQALVMVSDVVARGGRVLFVGTKRQASEAIAEAARSCAQYYMNHRWLGGTLTNWKTVSDSIRRLQELDVVIAEGGKGLTKKELLNLTRERDKLEITLGGIKNMRGTPDLLFVIDTNKEAIAIAEAKKLGIPVVAIVDSNSDPDGINIPVPGNDDAGRAITLYCDLVARAAIDGIGRAQGASGADLGAAEDPTMEALPEDAELSASESLAALANGADGTTGSGAAAS from the coding sequence ATGGCTTTGCCGCATTACGACATGCGCCAGCTGCTCGAGGCAGGCGTCCACTTCGGCCATCAGACCCATCGCTGGAACCCGAAGATGAAGTCCTACATCTTCGGCACGCGCAACAACATCCACATCCTCGACCTCGCGCAGACGGTGCCGCTCATGCACCAGGCGCTGGTGATGGTCAGCGACGTGGTCGCGCGGGGCGGGCGCGTGCTCTTCGTCGGCACCAAGCGCCAGGCGTCCGAAGCGATCGCGGAGGCGGCCAGGAGCTGTGCCCAGTATTACATGAACCATCGCTGGCTGGGTGGCACGCTGACCAACTGGAAGACGGTGTCCGACAGCATCCGGCGGCTCCAGGAACTCGACGTCGTCATCGCCGAAGGCGGCAAGGGGCTGACCAAGAAGGAACTGCTGAACCTGACGCGCGAGCGCGACAAGCTCGAGATCACGCTCGGCGGCATCAAGAACATGCGTGGCACGCCGGACCTCCTCTTCGTGATCGACACGAACAAGGAGGCGATCGCGATCGCCGAGGCAAAGAAGCTCGGGATACCGGTCGTCGCCATCGTCGACTCCAACTCGGATCCGGACGGCATCAACATCCCGGTGCCTGGAAACGACGACGCCGGCCGGGCGATCACGCTCTACTGCGATCTGGTGGCGCGCGCGGCCATCGATGGCATCGGCCGGGCGCAGGGCGCGTCCGGGGCCGATCTCGGCGCGGCCGAGGACCCGACCATGGAGGCGCTGCCCGAGGACGCCGAGCTTTCGGCGAGCGAGAGCCTCGCGGCGCTCGCCAATGGGGCGGACGGCACGACCGGCTCGGGCGCGGCCGCCAGCTGA
- the rodA gene encoding rod shape-determining protein RodA: MSAYGKAMESERGLVQRSAALPWLTLAIVIGLTAIGATMLYSVAGGQVSPWAERHVVRALAGLACVLVIALVPLRLWLALAYPIYVVALALIVLVAQIGIEMGGAKRWLDLGLGPFQPSEFMKVAIVLALARYFQWVPLGRVSHPLWVAVPVAMVVLPFVLIMKQPDLGTGLLLAAIGFGLIFLAGVGWGYFLAAGGALLAGLPFVWQHLHAYQRERLLVFLDPDRDPLGKGYHIMQSKIALGAGGVSGQGLVNGTQSQLDFLPEKHTDFIFTMLGEELGIVGTLGVLAAFAALVALLFLSAMRCRAHFARLLAAGAALHVFLHMFVNIGMVTGLLPVVGAPLPLVSYGGTSLLATMVLLGLAANGHVNRRERIDRGTLGALW; encoded by the coding sequence ATGAGCGCGTACGGGAAGGCGATGGAGAGCGAGCGTGGCCTCGTTCAGCGCAGCGCCGCGCTGCCGTGGCTGACGCTGGCCATCGTCATCGGGCTGACGGCGATCGGCGCGACGATGCTCTATTCGGTCGCCGGCGGGCAGGTCTCGCCTTGGGCCGAGCGGCACGTCGTTCGCGCACTGGCGGGGCTCGCGTGCGTCCTGGTGATCGCCCTCGTTCCGCTCCGCCTCTGGCTGGCGCTCGCCTATCCGATCTATGTGGTGGCGCTCGCTCTGATCGTGTTGGTGGCGCAGATCGGGATCGAGATGGGCGGGGCGAAACGCTGGCTCGATCTCGGGCTCGGGCCGTTCCAGCCTTCCGAGTTCATGAAAGTCGCGATCGTCCTGGCGCTGGCACGCTATTTCCAGTGGGTGCCGCTAGGGCGCGTCTCCCATCCCCTTTGGGTTGCGGTGCCGGTCGCCATGGTCGTGCTGCCCTTCGTCCTCATCATGAAGCAGCCGGACCTCGGCACTGGCCTCCTTCTCGCGGCGATCGGTTTTGGTCTCATTTTTCTGGCTGGCGTCGGGTGGGGCTACTTCCTGGCGGCGGGGGGTGCGCTCCTGGCCGGACTGCCGTTCGTTTGGCAACACCTTCATGCCTACCAGCGCGAGCGGCTGCTGGTGTTCCTCGATCCCGATCGCGACCCGCTCGGCAAGGGCTATCACATCATGCAGTCGAAGATCGCGCTCGGGGCTGGCGGAGTCTCCGGTCAGGGGTTGGTCAACGGCACGCAGAGCCAGCTCGATTTCCTCCCGGAAAAGCACACCGACTTCATCTTCACGATGCTCGGCGAGGAACTCGGCATCGTTGGAACACTCGGCGTTCTGGCGGCATTCGCCGCGCTGGTGGCGTTGCTGTTTCTGTCCGCGATGCGGTGCCGGGCGCATTTTGCCCGCTTGCTCGCGGCCGGTGCGGCGTTGCACGTGTTCCTGCACATGTTCGTCAATATCGGCATGGTGACCGGGCTTCTACCGGTGGTCGGGGCGCCGCTGCCGCTCGTCTCCTATGGCGGGACCTCGCTGCTGGCCACCATGGTGCTGCTCGGGCTTGCGGCGAACGGCCACGTCAACCGCCGCGAGCGCATTGATCGCGGCACTCTCGGAGCCCTATGGTGA
- the mrdA gene encoding penicillin-binding protein 2: MSARCWRRGRRRPGRSRQWRSRAARPHFAKSPGERRRRGSVPSSTRGPEMFRPPSEDQSLGPRFSRRALLVGAMQVGLFGLLANRLYDLQVAQSRRLALLAENNRINLRPLLPTRGRILDAKGRILAYNEETFGLAIVPDTAGDVAQVLDRLGEIVEVPPGERKRVLALAARQSRILPISLEITLAWEQLARVNVLAPQLPGIETEVRHARTYREGDAMGHLVGFIGAVERFEIDGDRAMELAAMRVGKQGVEHGCDERLRGRGGIVRREVDARGRIVREMERKQPEAGGDVRLTVDSALQRKVLARVAREGVASLVALEITSGRLVAMASAPSFDNGVMNGGIGRTQWEQLEEAPGKPLIDKTIRGQYPPGSTFKMVTALAALEAGVVARSERIACRGSHTLADHTFRCWNSGGHGPVDLHRALRESCNVYFYQLAERLGIERLAEMAVRLGLGHTIDFELRQQKEGVVPTPGWKIANLGRPWLGGETLLAGIGQGYVLATPLQLAVMTARIASGRAVNPRLVDGEGTAHAPGALGIDPANLAAVQRGMWAVVNEGGGTALVAGLGLAGVAMAGKTGTAQVKSIRRHGKVVERAPHSVFVGYAPAAAPRYAVAAIVEHGGGGSARAAPMARDVMLQLFAHEAEVEGAGEAAAAPGSVAGVVR; encoded by the coding sequence ATGTCGGCGCGCTGCTGGCGCCGTGGTCGACGGCGACCGGGACGCTCGCGGCAATGGCGTTCGCGAGCAGCACGACCGCATTTTGCGAAATCGCCGGGCGAGCGAAGGCGCCGCGGCTCGGTGCCGTCGTCGACGAGGGGGCCTGAGATGTTCCGACCGCCGAGTGAGGACCAAAGCCTCGGGCCGCGCTTTTCGCGGCGCGCGCTCCTTGTCGGCGCGATGCAGGTCGGGCTGTTCGGTCTGCTCGCGAACCGGCTCTACGACCTGCAGGTCGCACAGTCGCGCCGGCTTGCGCTCTTGGCGGAGAACAATCGAATAAACTTGCGTCCCCTGCTGCCGACGCGCGGTCGAATACTCGACGCAAAGGGAAGAATTCTCGCCTACAACGAGGAGACCTTCGGCCTTGCCATCGTCCCCGACACGGCCGGCGACGTCGCGCAGGTTCTGGACCGGCTCGGCGAGATCGTCGAGGTGCCGCCGGGCGAGCGCAAGCGGGTTCTCGCGCTGGCGGCGCGTCAAAGCCGAATTCTCCCGATCTCCCTCGAGATCACGCTTGCCTGGGAGCAGCTCGCGCGCGTCAACGTGCTGGCACCGCAATTGCCCGGCATCGAGACGGAGGTGCGCCATGCCCGGACCTATCGCGAGGGAGATGCGATGGGGCACCTCGTCGGCTTCATCGGGGCGGTCGAGCGCTTCGAGATCGATGGCGACCGCGCCATGGAACTGGCGGCGATGCGCGTCGGCAAGCAGGGCGTCGAGCACGGCTGCGACGAGCGCTTGCGCGGGCGAGGGGGCATCGTGCGGCGGGAGGTGGACGCGCGCGGGCGGATCGTGCGCGAGATGGAACGCAAGCAGCCGGAGGCGGGCGGCGATGTACGCCTCACCGTCGACAGCGCGCTGCAGCGCAAGGTGCTGGCGCGCGTGGCACGCGAGGGGGTGGCCTCGCTCGTTGCATTGGAGATCACAAGTGGCCGGCTCGTCGCGATGGCCTCGGCGCCGAGCTTCGACAACGGCGTCATGAACGGCGGCATCGGGCGAACGCAATGGGAGCAGCTTGAGGAGGCGCCGGGCAAGCCGCTCATCGACAAGACCATCCGCGGCCAGTACCCGCCGGGTTCGACCTTCAAGATGGTCACCGCTCTGGCGGCGCTCGAGGCGGGCGTCGTCGCGCGTAGCGAGCGCATCGCCTGCCGGGGCTCCCATACGCTGGCCGATCACACATTCCGGTGCTGGAACAGCGGCGGTCACGGTCCTGTCGACCTCCACCGGGCGCTGCGGGAAAGCTGCAATGTCTATTTCTATCAGCTCGCCGAGCGCCTCGGGATCGAGCGGCTGGCGGAGATGGCGGTGCGTCTCGGACTAGGCCACACCATCGACTTCGAATTGCGCCAGCAAAAGGAAGGCGTGGTCCCGACACCAGGATGGAAGATCGCCAACCTCGGGCGGCCGTGGCTGGGCGGGGAGACGCTGCTCGCTGGAATCGGTCAGGGCTACGTGCTCGCAACGCCCCTGCAGCTCGCGGTGATGACGGCGCGCATCGCGAGCGGGCGAGCGGTGAACCCACGGCTGGTTGATGGAGAGGGGACGGCCCATGCCCCCGGCGCTCTCGGCATCGATCCGGCCAATCTCGCGGCCGTGCAGAGGGGCATGTGGGCGGTCGTCAACGAAGGCGGAGGCACAGCTTTGGTCGCCGGCCTCGGGCTCGCCGGCGTCGCGATGGCCGGCAAGACGGGCACTGCGCAGGTCAAATCCATCCGCAGGCACGGCAAGGTCGTGGAGCGGGCACCGCATTCGGTCTTCGTCGGCTATGCGCCCGCGGCCGCGCCCCGCTATGCCGTGGCCGCCATCGTCGAGCATGGCGGCGGCGGCTCCGCCCGCGCCGCGCCCATGGCTCGCGACGTGATGCTGCAACTCTTTGCGCACGAGGCGGAGGTCGAGGGGGCGGGCGAGGCGGCGGCGGCGCCGGGGTCGGTTGCCGGGGTGGTGCGATGA
- a CDS encoding MreB/Mrl family cell shape determining protein, with protein MFSKWKNVLVDDIAVDLGTASTLVWVPGRGVVLDEPSVVAVRNKAGVREVLEVGDKAKSMLGRTPENIETIRPLRDGVIADFIAAEEMLRQFIKRTAKKMQFRRPRVLVCVPASSTPVERRAVYESTLSAGARKVLLIEEPVAAALGAGLPIHEPKGSMVVDIGGGTTDIAVMSLGGVLDARSIRVAGNAMDQAIIKYIRRKHNLLVGEPNAERIKIEVGAAIVQANGRRVDVHIKGRDMRRGTPTEIVLGPADIAEALVEPLEEIAYGIQSTLERMPPELSSDICERGICLTGGGSLLDKIDIELSRRVGVVMTRPEQPRMSVIDGCALVMSDLDRYRDFLIQAR; from the coding sequence ATGTTCTCCAAGTGGAAAAATGTCCTCGTGGACGACATCGCCGTCGATCTCGGCACGGCGTCCACGCTCGTCTGGGTGCCGGGCAGGGGCGTGGTGCTGGACGAGCCGTCGGTGGTTGCCGTGCGCAACAAGGCCGGCGTGCGCGAGGTGCTGGAGGTCGGCGACAAGGCCAAGTCCATGCTCGGACGCACGCCTGAGAATATCGAAACGATCCGGCCATTGCGCGACGGCGTCATCGCCGATTTCATCGCCGCCGAGGAGATGCTGCGCCAGTTCATCAAGCGGACGGCCAAGAAGATGCAGTTCCGCCGGCCGCGCGTTCTGGTCTGCGTGCCGGCGAGTTCGACCCCGGTCGAGCGCCGCGCGGTCTATGAATCGACGCTTTCGGCCGGTGCGCGCAAGGTTCTCCTCATCGAGGAGCCGGTGGCGGCGGCCCTTGGTGCGGGACTTCCGATCCATGAGCCAAAGGGCTCCATGGTCGTCGACATCGGCGGTGGCACGACCGACATCGCGGTGATGTCGCTCGGCGGCGTCCTCGATGCACGCTCCATTCGCGTCGCCGGCAACGCCATGGACCAGGCCATCATAAAATACATCCGCCGCAAGCATAATCTCCTCGTCGGCGAGCCCAACGCCGAGCGGATCAAGATCGAGGTCGGGGCGGCGATCGTGCAGGCCAACGGCCGGCGTGTCGACGTCCACATCAAGGGGCGCGACATGCGGCGGGGCACCCCGACGGAGATCGTGCTCGGGCCCGCCGATATCGCCGAGGCCCTCGTCGAGCCGCTGGAGGAAATCGCCTACGGCATCCAGAGCACGCTCGAGCGCATGCCGCCGGAGCTGTCCTCGGACATCTGCGAGCGGGGCATCTGCCTGACCGGCGGCGGCTCGCTCCTCGACAAGATCGACATCGAGCTCAGCCGTCGCGTCGGTGTGGTGATGACGCGGCCCGAGCAGCCGCGAATGAGCGTCATCGACGGTTGCGCGCTCGTCATGTCCGATCTCGATCGCTATCGCGACTTCCTCATCCAGGCTCGCTGA